The Paenibacillus sp. MBLB1832 genome has a window encoding:
- a CDS encoding cytochrome c oxidase subunit II: MQIHKLEKIWLAIGITMLFVFLGVLGVSAFAMGVKPPSEHHHRIDPSKVQETAPFNNPGLRPIGNLEYEAVMTAFTFGYAPDKMEIPVGSTVHFTVTSQDVVHGFAIPGTNVNMMIVPGEISHVSHTFTKPGEYLILCNEYCGGAHEFMKTTIIVK; this comes from the coding sequence ATGCAGATTCATAAGCTTGAAAAAATTTGGTTAGCGATTGGGATTACGATGCTTTTTGTATTTTTGGGCGTACTGGGGGTATCCGCGTTTGCGATGGGGGTGAAGCCGCCTAGCGAACATCATCACCGCATCGACCCGTCAAAGGTGCAGGAAACAGCGCCGTTCAACAATCCCGGACTTCGTCCAATAGGCAACCTGGAATATGAGGCGGTCATGACGGCATTTACGTTCGGTTATGCGCCAGACAAAATGGAGATTCCAGTGGGGTCAACGGTTCATTTTACGGTGACGAGCCAAGATGTGGTGCACGGTTTCGCGATCCCAGGGACGAACGTGAACATGATGATTGTGCCTGGAGAAATAAGCCATGTAAGCCATACATTTACGAAGCCTGGGGAGTACCTGATTCTATGCAACGAATATTGCGGCGGGGCGCATGAGTTTATGAAAACGACGATAATCGTGAAATAA
- a CDS encoding cytochrome c oxidase subunit 2A, whose protein sequence is MDGRSKHSRDSEFENNEQEPLLNGTFAAVLLLGLFLVVSWVAVFLLFMSRQ, encoded by the coding sequence ATGGATGGTCGAAGCAAGCATTCCCGAGATTCTGAATTTGAAAATAATGAACAGGAGCCCTTATTGAACGGAACGTTCGCAGCGGTGCTGTTGTTAGGACTCTTCTTAGTCGTCAGCTGGGTAGCGGTATTTCTGTTATTTATGTCCAGACAGTAA